Proteins encoded together in one Drosophila albomicans strain 15112-1751.03 chromosome 2R, ASM965048v2, whole genome shotgun sequence window:
- the LOC117573378 gene encoding uncharacterized protein LOC117573378 isoform X2 has translation MAFSTQKEFFHVPFMNESIDFECTDVCVKLKSYPSTNDDRSWSADEEKKSRFVSDLVSCNTPIFWRRGPEGGEPYDRPGGGPGGRGAGGPGGRGGPDDGYYDGRTGKPGQDGGRGGGRGKQGGRGGDGQDRGGGRPGRGRGQGPADGYGGRGQDQYGRGGPDQGRGPGVDGRSGKGRGQGQGPGGYGGTGQDQGGRGPGQGEGSGGYGGSGQDQRGRAPGQGPGGYGGPGQDYGGRGPGQGQGPGGYGGSGQDQGGRGPGQGAGGPGQGPGGYGGPGQDQGGRGPGQGPASGYGSPGQDQGGRGQGQGPGGYGAPGQDQGGRGQGQGTGGPGQGPGGYGGRGQDQGGRGPGQGPASGYGSPGQDQGGRGQGQGPGGYGGPGQDQGGRGPGQGPASGYGSPGQDQGRRGQGQGPGGYGVSGQDQGGRGPGQGQGPGGYGGPGQDQGGRGPGQGIDGGRPDQGQGPGGYGVSGQDQGGRGPGQAQGPGGGPGQGQGPGSRGSYSGSGQDRDGRGPGQGQGPGGYGGPGQDQGGRGPGQGQGPGGYGGPGQDQGGRGPGQGRDGGRPDQGQGPGGYGVSGQDQGGRGPGQAQGPGGGPGQGQGPGSRGSYSGSGQDRDGRGPGQGQGPGGYGGPGQDQGGRGPGQGRDGGRPDQGQGPGGYGVSGQDQGGRGPGQAQGPGGGPGQGQGPGSRGSYGGPGQDRDGRGPGQGQGPGGPGQDQGGRGPGQGQGPGGYGGPGQDQGGRGPGQGQGPGGYGGPGQDQGGRGPGQGQGPGGYGGPGQDQGGRGPGQGRDGGRPDQGQGPGGYGVSGQDQGGRGPGQAQGPGGGPGQGQGPGSRGSYGGPGQDRDGRGPGQGQGPGGYGGPGQDQGGRGPGQGRDGGGPGQGQGPGGGPGQDQGGRGLGQVQGPGGGPGQGQGPGSRGSYGGPGHDGDKRGQGQGQGQGGYGGPGQDQGVRGPGQGQGPGGYGGPGQDQGGRGPGQGRDGGGPGQGQGPGGYGSPGQDRGGRGPAQGTDIGGSGQGQGTGPYGGVDQGGRGPGQGRDGVGQGQGPGGFRSPGQEQGGSRQGGPGQEQERRGSRIGADKGPGQADQGGRGSGQGRDGGPGVRPGQGGPGPVQGQRGSRAQDGQAPGRAQGPGAYGAQGLDQGGRGYDQGRDGGAPGHGHGPTGFSGGPGQGQDPGGYGAGQGGGPGGYGGGPGKQGGGPGGYGGGPGKQGGGPGGYGGGPGGPGDPRGSLGISDGNPLVGDALINAADETIDNMKDVMAKNNLLPKEIIDELDRSTPPRVENAEIKRIMNQRYDPDKSRELRDKIAELEGSGKISPNDANGLYNLQRSIDDMNTAHEILEVENANLRRLIEKQSRRVSMETIKVDPERSNDVNYLQNKIDGMSKELLVLRQFEEDVMASGGPGSPGGTGRQQPPDLDVETIQQMLSERGGLRNKINTLGYLDKVGPLKKKKGDANYAAGDLARNLEEQNQYIHDMECDIEEMQKYYETEVEQSKYNEELLKCTCNELQQQVIALQPAAQRCKCMQLEIDVLRNELRKRDLALNSYDCQYQQLMNVICELNQKYGNQRGDCPTFEVAECPNVGDDLAFYTGATLEHIRNELDKQVDCFKQMNQNKYSGGQDINNLQDCMDELERLRKLLGEKDGQLGVLIEDNECMCEAALESNKRLNQLDQKVRDLDRDTRYMEDGMRESIGLIQEIGDVARENERLKDRVNNMKTSELQDLTDDLKRQLEDCMKNKQMCEEINKNFKDALRELGADPDNIEKEAKEKIEQQWKAEEEAKRAAEAQAKADEEAKAERMREQARELAEQKAAEDTGKPGEEPSEERQAEGRDALTETPGAKPTGPEVEKITKAEPEQAEAVLREVPKATDRAPSQPGIKSAEAEKAAAKPSDKPVEKPADASADKVADKLVDKPADKSADRPADKPADKAADKPADKAADKPADKAADKPADKSADKQAEKAADKKDVDKPAEKAADKPKDAGKPEPTSAGAAAGQTPAAKAAEKAPAQPITSDPSAAKAGGEKPTAEAVGAKSGAPAADKSGAPAADKAGAATAGQPTEKAVTPPAAAAGAAKQETTGQPTKPAEKSPGQPVTAAGGTKPGEAASDAPPVSAAKKPAAAEQAKAVEKPGVQPTATAAVEKPAAAGQGAKAAEKTGGQPAQAAVAEKPAAAGQPAEKAATQPTGAAGGAKQGPTGAAAKPAEKTPGQPTTATGGPKPGATTGDKTSAPGEKARASGQPGAKPAGAAAGAAGERKGLAAKPGLQGPGKERHGDEGISGAAGGKAAKAPKGKGDDYGRRGKKGSKHMDDTTEEQFDEFVRNTVKTLSAGEIDGVGLERELRKILDMFIDECGFCFCKCNIPKSRFYAICHRLYHHGLHTLDFKDLAYMHKRIFAAAENILPGALFNIIMKDIIAGNSQSLAPLCAPKETPVAEQQCCSCKSSLCCDDTEEKLMIKVMRLENDIENAKMCLKNLKSIPSNISIEAFRMEGGDSPVKDRVLRSSRGGNSIIMYKHIKQARNVKKSVVANN, from the exons ATGGCTTTCTCCACCCAAAAAGAGTTCTTTCATGTGCCATTTATGAATGAGTCTATCGACTTTGAATGCACAGACGTATGCGTGAAGTTAAAGAGTTATCCATCGACAAACGATGATCGATCCTGGTCGGCTGATGAAGAGAAGAAATCACGATTTGTCTCGGACTTAGTGTCCTGCAATACACCCATTTTTTGGCGCCGGGGCCCTGAAGGAGGAGAACCTTACGACAGACCTGGAGGCGGTCCAGGCGGCAGAGGCGCTGGTGGACCTGGAGGCAGAGGGGGACCTGACGATGGCTATTATGACGGTAGGACGGGTAAGCCTGGTCAGGATGGCGGTAGGGGTGGAGGAAGGGGAAAGCAAGGCGGTAGAGGCGGGGATGGCCAGGATAGAGGTGGGGGAAGGCCAGGTCGGGGTAGAGGTCAAGGCCCAGCTGATGGCTACGGAGGTCGAGGACAGGATCAATACGGACGCGGAGGACCTGATCAGGGCAGAGGCCCTGGTGTAGATGGGCGGTCAGGGAAAGGACGAGGGCAAGGACAAGGTCCGGGGGGCTATGGGGGAACTGGGCAAGATCAAGGCGGACGTGGACCTGGTCAAGGAGAGGGATCCGGGGGTTATGGAGGCTCCGGCCAGGATCAACGTGGTCGGGCACCAGGACAAGGTCCAGGTGGTTATGGAGGCCCTGGTCAGGATTATGGTGGACGCGGGCCAGGTCAGGGACAAGGACCCGGGGGCTATGGAGGCTCTGGCCAGGATCAGGGTGGACGGGGACCAGGACAGGGAGCAGGAGGTCCTGGCCAGGGACCAGGTGGGTATGGAGGGCCTGGCCAGGATCAGGGTGGACGTGGACCAGGTCAGGGTCCAGCTTCTGGTTATGGGAGTCCTGGTCAAGATCAGGGCGGGCGAGGTCAAGGCCAGGGACCAGGTGGTTATGGAGCTCCTGGCCAGGATCAGGGTGGACGGGGACAAGGACAGGGAACAGGAGGTCCTGGCCAGGGACCAGGTGGGTATGGAGGGCGTGGCCAGGATCAGGGTGGACGTGGACCAGGTCAGGGACCAGCTTCTGGTTATGGGAGTCCTGGTCAAGATCAGGGTGGGCGAGGTCAAGGCCAGGGACCAG GTGGGTATGGAGGGCCTGGCCAGGATCAGGGTGGACGTGGACCAGGTCAGGGACCAGCTTCTGGTTATGGGAGTCCTGGTCAAGATCAGGGTAGGCGAGGTCAAGGCCAGGGACCAGGTGGATATGGAGTCTCTGGCCAGGATCAAGGTGGACGAGGACCAGGTCAAGGACAGGGACCTGGTGGTTATGGTGGTCCTGGCCAAGATCAAGGTGGACGAGGACCAGGTCAGGGTATAGACGGTGGACGACCCGATCAGGGGCAGGGACCCGGTGGTTATGGAGTTTCGGGACAAGATCAGGGTGGACGTGGGCCGGGTCAAGCCCAGGGACCAGGAGGAGGTCCTGGTCAGGGACAAGGCCCTGGCAGTCGTGGTAGTTATAGTGGTTCAGGCCAAGATCGGGATGGGCGTGGACCAGGTCAAGGACAGGGACCTGGTGGTTATGGTGGTCCTGGCCAAGATCAAGGTGGACGAGGACCAGGTCAAGGACAGGGACCTGGCGGTTATGGTGGTCCTGGCCAAGATCAGGGTGGACGAGGACCAGGTCAGGGTAGAGACGGTGGACGACCCGATCAGGGGCAGGGACCCGGTGGTTATGGAGTTTCGGGACAAGATCAGGGTGGACGTGGGCCGGGTCAAGCCCAGGGACCAGGAGGAGGTCCTGGTCAGGGACAAGGCCCTGGCAGTCGTGGTAGTTATAGTGGTTCAGGCCAAGATCGGGATGGGCGTGGACCAGGTCAAGGACAGGGACCTGGTGGTTATGGTGGTCCTGGCCAAGATCAAGGTGGACGAGGACCAG GTCAGGGTAGAGACGGTGGACGACCCGATCAGGGGCAGGGACCCGGTGGTTATGGAGTTTCGGGACAAGATCAGGGTGGACGTGGGCCGGGTCAAGCCCAGGGACCAGGAGGAGGTCCTGGTCAGGGACAAGGCCCTGGCAGTCGTGGTAGCTACGGCGGTCCAGGTCAGGATCGGGATGGGCGTGGACCAGGTCAAGGACAGGGACCTGGTGGTCCTGGCCAAGATCAGGGTGGACGAGGACCAGGTCAAGGACAGGGACCTGGTGGTTATGGTGGTCCTGGCCAAGATCAGGGTGGACGAGGACCAGGTCAAGGACAGGGACCTGGGGGTTATGGTGGTCCTGGCCAAGATCAAGGTGGACGAGGACCGGGTCAAGGACAGGGACCTGGTGGTTATGGTGGTCCTGGCCAAGATCAAGGTGGACGAGGACCAGGTCAGGGTAGAGACGGTGGACGACCCGATCAGGGGCAGGGGCCCGGTGGTTATGGAGTTTCTGGTCAGGATCAGGGTGGACGTGGGCCGGGACAAGCCCAGGGACCAGGAGGAGGTCCTGGTCAGGGACAAGGCCCTGGCAGTCGTGGTAGTTACGGCGGTCCAGGTCAGGATCGGGATGGGCGTGGACCAGGTCAAGGACAGGGACCTGGTGGTTATGGTGGTCCTGGCCAAGATCAAGGTGGACGAGGACCAGGTCAGGGTAGAGACGGTGGAGGACCCGGTCAGGGACAGGGGCCTGGGGGAGGACCGGGTCAGGATCAGGGTGGGCGGGGACTGGGTCAAGTCCAGGGACCAGGTGGAGGTCCTGGACAGGGACAAGGACCTGGAAGTCGTGGTAGCTATGGTGGGCCAGGCCATGATGGAGATAAGCGAGGCCAAGGTCAGGGTCAGGGCCAAGGTGGCTATGGAGGTCCCGGACAGGATCAAGGTGTACGAGGACCAGGTCAAGGACAGGGACCTGGTGGTTATGGTGGTCCTGGCCAAGATCAGGGTGGACGAGGACCAGGTCAGGGTAGAGATGGTGGGGGCCCCGGACAGGGACAAGGGCCAGGCGGCTATGGAAGTCCAGGTCAGGATCGCGGCGGGCGTGGTCCAGCTCAAGGAACAGACATTGGAGGATCGGGTCAGGGGCAAGGAACAGGGCCATACGGTGGGGTAGACCAGGGTGGACGTGGGCCGGGACAAGGGCGAGATGGAGTAGGTCAAGGCCAGGGTCCAGGGGGCTTTAGAAGTCCCGGCCAAGAGCAGGGTGGAAGTAGACAAGGCGGTCCAGGACAAGAACAGGAGCGACGTGGGTCACGTATTGGAGCTGATAAGGGACCAGGACAGGCAGATCAGGGCGGCCGTGGGTCAGGTCAAGGACGAGACGGTGGACCAGGTGTAAGACCGGGCCAAGGTGGTCCCGGTCCAGTGCAGGGGCAACGTGGATCTCGTGCACAAGACGGACAAGCACCAGGTCGGGCACAGGGCCCGGGTGCTTACGGAGCACAGGGTTTGGACCAAGGCGGACGAGGTTACGACCAAGGCCGAGATGGTGGAGCTCCAGGGCATGGTCATGGACCGACTGGATTTTCTGGAGGTCCAGGTCAAGGACAAGATCCAGGGGGTTATGGAGCCGGCCAGGGAGGAGGACCTGGAGGATATGGTGGTGGCCCAGGAAAACAAGGTGGTGGTCCAGGAGGTTATGGTGGTGGCCCAGGAAAGCAAGGGGGTGGTCCTGGAGGTTATGGTGGTGGCCCGGGTGGCCCTGGTGATCCTCGAGGAAGTCTTGGCATCTCTGATGGAAATCCGTTGGTCGGTGATGCTTTAATCAATGCTGCTGACGAAACAATTGACAATATGAAGGACGTAATGgctaaaaacaatttactaCCAAAAGAAATTATCGATGAACTGGATAGATCAACACCACCCAGGGTAGAAAATGCCGAGATAAAGCGAATTATGAATCAACGTTACGATCCGGACAAAAGCAGGGAACTTAGAGATAAGATCGCCGAACTTGAAGGCTCTGGGAAGATCAGTCCCAATGATGCAAATGGACTTTACAATCTGCAGAGATCTATTGATGATATGAACACAGCTCATGAAATTCTAGAAGTGGAAAATGCAAATCTGCGACGTCTCATTGAGAAGCAGTCCAGGCGCGTATCAATGGAGACCATTAAAGTCGATCCTGAGAGAAGCAATGACGTTAACtacttgcaaaataaaatcgatGGCATGAGTAAAGAACTTTTGGTGCTGCGACAATTTGAAGAAGATGTTATGGCATCTGGCGGGCCTGGTAGTCCTGGCGGCACTGGCAGGCAACAACCACCTGATTTGGACGTCGAAACTATTCAACAAATGTTATCGGAGCGAGGCGGATTACGCAACAAGATTAACACGCTAGGTTATCTTGATAAGGTTGGTCcattgaagaagaaaaaggGTGATGCCAATTATGCCGCTGGAGACCTAGCACGAAATCTTGAAGaacaaaatcaatatattCATGATATGGAATGCGACATTGaagaaatgcaaaagtattACGAAACCGAAGTGGAACAGTCCAAATATAATGAGGAATTGCTTAAG TGCACCTGTAATGAGCTACAACAGCAAGTGATTGCTCTCCAACCTGCGGCTCAGCGTTGTAAGTGCATGCAATTAGAGATCGACGTGCTCCGCAATGAACTCCGTAAACGAGATCTTGCTTTGAATTCTTACGATTGCCAGTACCAACAGTTAATg AACGTCATCTGTGAGTTAAACCAAAAGTATGGAAATCAGCGAGGCGATTGTCCAACATTTGAAGTAGCTGAGTGTCCTAATGTGGGTGATGATCTAGCTTTCTATACAGGCGCCACGTTGGAGCACATTCGGAATGAATTGGATAAACAGGTCGACTGCTTCAAGCAAATGAATCAGAATAAATATTCGGGTGGCCAAGATATCAACAATTTACAAGACTGCATGGACGAATTAGAACGCCTTAGGAAGTTATTGGGAGAAAAGGATGGCCAGTTGGGTGTATTAATTGAGGACAACGAGTGCATGTGCGAGGCTGCACTCGAGAGTAATAAGCGTCTGAACCAATTGGATCAAAAGGTTCGTGATTTGGATAGGGACACACGGTATATGGAAGATGGGATGCGCGAGAGCATAGGTCTAATACAGGAAATTGGAGATGTTGCTAGAGAGAATGAAAGGCTTAAGGATAGAGTTAACAATATGAAAACTTCAGAGCTTCAAGATTTAACTGACGATCTGAAGAGGCAATTGGAAGACTGCATGAAGAACAAGCAGATGTGTGAAGAAATTAACAAGAATTTTAAGGACGCATTAAGGGAACTCGGTGCTGATCCcgataatattgaaaaagaaGCTAAAGAAAAAATAGAGCAGCAATGGAAGgccgaagaagaagcaaagcGAGCGGCTGAAGCTCAAGCTAAGGCAGATGAAGAGGCCAAGGCTGAAAGAATGCGCGAACAAGCAAGAGAGCTAGCTGAACAAAAAGCAGCTGAAGATACAGGTAAACCAGGGGAAGAACCAAGTGAAGAACGTCAAGCAGAAGGTCGAGATGCATTAACGGAGACACCCGGTGCTAAGCCGACTGGGCCAGAAGTTGAAAAGATTACAAAAGCTGAACCCGAACAAGCAGAAGCTGTGCTAAGAGAAGTACCTAAGGCTACAGATCGTGCACCAAGTCAACCAGGAATCAAATCAGCTGAAGCTGAGAAAGCCGCAGCAAAGCCCAGCGATAAACCCGTAGAAAAACCAGCTGATGCGTCAGCTGACAAGGTAGCCGATAAACTAGTTGACAAACCAGCTGATAAGTCAGCTGATAGGCCAGCTGATAAACCAGCTGACAAGGCAGCTGATAAACCAGCTGACAAGGCAGCTGATAAGCCAGCTGACAAGGCAGCTGATAAGCCAGCTGACAAATCAGCTGACAAACAAGCTGAGAAAGCAGCTGACAAAAAGGATGTTGACAAACCAGCTGAGAAAGCAGCTGATAAACCAAAGGATGCAGGAAAACCTGAACCGACGTCAGCCGGAGCAGCAGCGGGACAAACACCTGCTGCTAAGGCTGCTGAAAAAGCACCTGCACAACCGATAACTTCTGACCCATCGGCTGCTAAAGCTGGTGGTGAGAAACCAACTGCCGAAGCTGTGGGAGCTAAATCGGGAGCGCCTGCTGCGGATAAGTCCGGAGCACCGGCAGCTGATAAAGCAGGGGCAGCGACAGCGGGTCAACCTACTGAGAAAGCAGTCACAcctcctgctgctgcagccggAGCTGCGAAGCAGGAAACAACTGGACAACCTACTAAGCCAGCAGAAAAATCACCTGGACAGCCGGTTACAGCTGCTGGTGGGACCAAGCCGGGAGAAGCAGCATCTGATGCACCACCAGTATCCGCGGCGAAAAAACCTGCAGCAGCTGAACAAGCTAAGGCAGTTGAAAAACCAGGTGTCCAGCCTACCGCGACAGCAGCCGTTGAAAAGCCCGCAGCAGCAGGTCAAGGTGCCAAGGCGGCTGAAAAAACTGGAGGACAGCCTGCCCAGGCAGCAGTCGCTGAGAAGCCTGCAGCTGCGGGACAACCTGCTGAGAAAGCAGCAACTCAACCTACTGGAGCAGCCGGTGGTGCTAAACAGGGACCAACTGGTGCGGCTGCTAAGCCAGCAGAAAAAACTCCTGGGCAACCAACTACAGCTACAGGAGGGCCTAAACCGGGTGCAACAACAGGCGATAAAACTTCAGCACCAGGAGAAAAGGCCAGAGCGTCCGGACAGCCGGGCGCCAAgccagctggagcagcagctggtgcTGCAGGGGAAAGAAAAGGCTTGGCGGCAAAGCCAGGCTTACAAGGCCCTGGAAAGGAGAGACATGGGGATGAGGGAATTAGCGGAGCTGCTGGAGGCAAAGCTGCGAAAGCTCCCAAAGGTAAAGGTGATGATTACGGGCGTCGCGGAAAGAAGGGTTCCAAGCATATGGACGATACCACCGAGGAGCAGTTCGATGAGTTTGTAAGAAATACCGTGAAAACTCTATCGGCTGGCGAAATCGATGGTGTTGGCTTGGAAAGAGAATTGCGAAAAATACTGGACATGTTTATCGACGAGTGTGGTTTCTGCTTTTGCAAATGTAACATTCCCAAAAGCCGATTCTATGCCATTTGTCATCGACTATATCACCATGGTCTACACACTTTGGACTTTAAGGATCTGGCCTACATGCATAAGCGAATTTTTGCCGCAGCAGAGAACATACTTCCTGGCGCTCTCTTTAATATCATAATGAAAGACATTATCGCCGGCAATTCACAGAGCCTGGCTCCGCTGTGCGCTCCTAAAGAAACTCCTGTGGCGGAACAACAATGCTGCTCATGCAAAAGTTCTCTTTGTTGCGATGATACTGAAGAAAAACTCATGATTAAAG TAATGCGACTTGAGAATGATATTGAGAATGCCAAAATGTgcttaaagaatttaaaaagcaTACCATCGAATATTTCCATTGAAGCATTTCGTATGGAAGGGGGCGATAGTCCAGTAAA